One genomic segment of Rhizorhabdus phycosphaerae includes these proteins:
- a CDS encoding quinone oxidoreductase family protein, which yields MKDYRLVAPQFGGPEVIEAVALEPAPVAPGKVRVRHHAIGVNFIDTYHRTGLYPQPLPAPLGVEASGVVEAVGDAVSGWRPGDRVAYAIATPGSYASWQDVDAGRLLALPDSIPDDKAAAMLLKGLTVEILINGCARIQPGQSALVLAAAGGVGRLLVQWLSAIGVRVIAHAGSAEKAAIAGALGASTALHCPFADLAAAVRAATDGKGVDVVFDGVGADSWEASLDSLGRRGLMVSFGNASGPVPPFSPLELAKRGSLSVVRPRLYDYIVERSELEASAAALFGMIADGRLDVEIGLRLPLSEAAEAHRALEGRATTGSVILTV from the coding sequence GTGAAGGATTACCGACTCGTCGCGCCCCAGTTCGGCGGGCCCGAGGTCATCGAAGCCGTCGCGCTGGAGCCTGCTCCGGTCGCGCCCGGCAAGGTGCGGGTCCGGCATCATGCGATCGGCGTCAACTTCATCGATACCTATCACCGCACGGGGCTCTATCCCCAGCCGCTTCCCGCCCCCCTGGGTGTGGAAGCGTCCGGTGTGGTCGAGGCGGTCGGCGATGCCGTCAGTGGCTGGCGGCCCGGGGATCGGGTCGCCTATGCGATCGCCACGCCGGGCAGCTATGCCAGCTGGCAGGATGTCGATGCGGGGCGGCTCCTCGCCCTGCCCGACTCCATCCCCGACGACAAAGCGGCGGCGATGCTGCTCAAGGGGCTCACGGTCGAGATCCTGATCAATGGATGCGCGCGGATTCAGCCAGGCCAGAGCGCGCTCGTCCTCGCCGCTGCTGGCGGAGTCGGGCGGCTTCTTGTCCAGTGGCTGAGCGCGATCGGCGTTCGCGTCATCGCGCATGCCGGCTCGGCGGAAAAGGCGGCGATCGCCGGGGCGCTCGGCGCCTCGACCGCCCTGCACTGCCCCTTTGCCGACCTCGCCGCCGCGGTTCGCGCGGCGACCGACGGTAAGGGAGTCGATGTCGTGTTCGACGGGGTCGGCGCCGACAGCTGGGAAGCCTCGCTCGACTCGCTCGGACGCCGCGGCCTGATGGTCAGCTTCGGCAATGCGTCGGGGCCGGTACCCCCGTTCAGCCCGCTCGAACTGGCGAAGCGCGGCTCGCTCAGCGTCGTGCGACCGCGTCTGTACGATTATATCGTCGAGCGTTCCGAGCTCGAAGCTTCGGCTGCGGCGCTGTTCGGCATGATCGCGGACGGCCGGCTCGACGTGGAAATAGGCTTGCGCCTGCCGCTGTCCGAAGCCGCCGAAGCGCATCGCGCCCTGGAGGGTCGAGCGACGACCGGTTCGGTCATTCTCACGGTCTGA
- a CDS encoding DUF2383 domain-containing protein translates to MSQRLHASVIALVETVADSVAGYEHIASHTHGFGWYSYCEMHALERQRLVATLRRAIEAHGSYADAQGTLLGSAHRLFLDLKSALLDSEQSVVDELLRGERFLADQIRKAHRDAGPLPSDIEEILVTLHRNVQSSLGELTALHKRIERGQQPSPSHL, encoded by the coding sequence ATGTCTCAGCGGCTTCATGCGTCCGTCATCGCTCTGGTTGAAACCGTCGCCGACAGCGTCGCCGGCTATGAGCATATCGCATCGCACACCCATGGTTTCGGCTGGTACAGCTATTGCGAGATGCATGCGCTGGAACGGCAGCGTCTGGTCGCCACCTTGCGGCGAGCGATCGAAGCCCATGGAAGTTATGCGGACGCGCAGGGCACCCTTCTCGGCTCCGCGCACAGGCTTTTCCTGGATCTGAAATCAGCCTTGCTCGACAGCGAGCAATCCGTGGTGGACGAGCTGTTGCGGGGCGAGCGGTTCCTTGCGGACCAGATCCGCAAGGCCCACAGGGACGCCGGCCCGCTCCCGTCCGACATCGAAGAGATATTGGTGACGCTGCACCGCAATGTGCAGTCCTCGCTCGGAGAGCTCACAGCGCTGCACAAGCGCATAGAAAGGGGCCAACAGCCGTCTCCAAGCCACCTCTGA
- a CDS encoding choice-of-anchor A family protein — translation MRPFRILPILVAGALAAVAAIPAQAALVGQSISTGIAAMKEWNVVSFNNFQSYNHVDGRVYVGGSFTAGSNFTIQNNNIQASQYGTPALTVGGSAQLSGSVNAGGGIAVGGSVSGNFNNNGNNVVTYGGSNSAFANNTSFQYGGANFANTINAQTNDIKASLTSLSQNLATLANTAGVTVGGDSNNQTITVANSGLNVLNWSEAMFEGNSNQQLLITLPSDATLVINVAGTDIDFNRNFNRFSGDNRVLFNFYEATTVDIGRQFSGSILGVFADITGGNSGNIDGTVIGNNVRQNANGEIHNNYFQGDLSSLSSSSNPVVAPEPSTWAMLILGFGLVGAVMRTRRSRPQLPQAA, via the coding sequence ATGCGTCCCTTTCGAATCCTTCCGATCCTGGTCGCCGGCGCTCTTGCTGCCGTTGCCGCGATCCCGGCGCAGGCGGCACTGGTTGGTCAGTCGATCTCGACCGGTATCGCCGCGATGAAGGAATGGAACGTTGTCTCGTTCAACAATTTCCAGTCGTACAACCATGTCGACGGCCGCGTCTATGTCGGCGGCAGCTTCACCGCCGGCAGCAACTTCACGATCCAGAACAACAATATCCAGGCCAGCCAATATGGTACCCCGGCGCTGACCGTGGGCGGCAGCGCGCAGCTGTCCGGCAGCGTGAACGCCGGCGGCGGCATCGCCGTGGGCGGATCCGTCAGCGGCAATTTCAACAATAACGGCAACAATGTCGTGACCTATGGCGGGTCGAACAGCGCCTTTGCGAACAACACCAGCTTCCAATATGGCGGCGCCAATTTCGCGAACACGATCAACGCCCAGACCAACGACATCAAGGCTTCGCTGACCAGCCTCAGCCAGAATCTTGCGACCCTTGCCAACACGGCGGGCGTGACCGTCGGCGGCGACAGCAACAACCAGACGATCACGGTGGCCAATAGCGGCCTCAACGTTCTCAACTGGTCGGAAGCGATGTTCGAGGGCAATTCGAACCAGCAGCTGCTGATCACCTTGCCGAGCGACGCCACGCTGGTGATCAACGTCGCCGGCACCGACATCGATTTCAACCGCAATTTCAATCGTTTCAGCGGGGACAATCGCGTCCTGTTCAATTTCTACGAGGCGACGACAGTCGATATCGGCCGACAGTTTAGCGGCTCGATCCTCGGGGTCTTCGCCGACATCACCGGCGGCAACAGCGGCAATATCGACGGCACGGTGATCGGCAACAACGTCCGGCAGAATGCCAATGGCGAGATCCACAACAATTATTTCCAGGGCGATCTTTCGAGCCTGTCGAGCAGCAGCAACCCCGTCGTGGCGCCCGAGCCGTCGACTTGGGCGATGCTGATCCTCGGTTTCGGACTGGTCGGCGCCGTCATGCGGACTCGGCGTTCGCGCCCGCAGCTTCCCCAGGCGGCCTGA